A stretch of the Acidobacteriota bacterium genome encodes the following:
- a CDS encoding GNAT family N-acetyltransferase, giving the protein MAATTATPQPVAEIEKNLTLKDGRQVTVRHLHPSDVERSYEFFCSLPEEDRKYLRVDVTRRRMVERRTTEIDRSRAERLVVVHDDEIVADGALELEGHGWGDNVAEIRLIVARNWQRYGLGTLLARELFHLASRSRVDRIIARLMRPQTGAHRILRRLGFSEEFLVPEHVRDQDGNWQDLIIMRCPLEDLWREMESEFETLDWRRHR; this is encoded by the coding sequence ATGGCGGCGACTACTGCGACACCGCAACCGGTGGCTGAAATCGAAAAGAACCTGACGCTCAAGGATGGACGACAGGTAACGGTGCGGCACCTGCACCCGAGCGATGTCGAACGCTCGTACGAGTTCTTCTGCTCACTTCCTGAGGAAGATCGAAAGTACCTTCGAGTTGACGTCACCCGCCGCAGAATGGTGGAACGGCGCACCACCGAGATCGACCGGAGCCGAGCCGAGCGCCTGGTCGTGGTGCACGACGATGAGATCGTGGCCGACGGAGCACTCGAGCTGGAGGGGCACGGCTGGGGTGACAATGTCGCCGAGATCCGGCTCATCGTTGCCCGGAATTGGCAGCGGTACGGACTGGGGACTCTGCTCGCACGAGAGCTCTTTCATCTCGCGTCCCGCAGCCGAGTCGACCGGATCATCGCGCGACTCATGCGTCCGCAGACGGGCGCGCACCGCATTCTGAGGCGTCTCGGATTCAGCGAGGAGTTCTTGGTCCCCGAGCACGTTCGCGATCAGGACGGCAACTGGCAGGACCTGATCATCATGCGCTGTCCGCTTGAGGACCTGTGGCGAGAGATGGAGTCGGAGTTCGAGACCCTTGACTGGCGCCGGCACAGATAG